GGTCTCGATCAGCCGGATGCCCTCGGCGGACATGGCCAGGCGCAGGCCGAGGTTGCTCATCACGGTGGCGACCAGGGTGTCCCCGGTCAGCGTGCCGGCCTCCCGCATGGCCAGCGCCAGGATCGCCATCACCTGGTCGCCGTCGACCTCGTCGCCGTCGGCGGTGACCGCCACGCAGCGGTCGGCGTCGCCGTCGTGCGCGATACCGAGGTGTGCGCCGTGCTCGACCACGGCCTGTTGCAGGGCGGCGATGTGGTTCGAGCCGCACCCGTCGTTGATGTTGAGCCCGTCCGGCTCGGCGTAGATCGCGACGACCTCGGCGCCCGCCTCGCGGTACACGGCCGGGGCGACCTCGGCGGCGGCGCCGTTGGCGCAGTCCACCACGACCTTGATCCCGTCGAGCCGGTGCGGCACGGTGCCCGCCAGGTGCTGCACGTAGTGGTCGGCGCCGTCGAGCAGGTCGTGTACGCGGCCCACGCCCGCACCGACCGGCCGCGTCCAGGCGGTGGTGGCGTTGGCCTCGATGGCCGCCTCGATCCGCATCTCGATCTCGTCGGGCAGCTTGTGCCCACCAGCCGCGAAGAGCTTGATCCCGTTGTCCGGCATCGGGTTGTGCGAGGCGGAGAGCATCACCCCGAGATCCGCCTTGGCCTCGGCGGTGAGGAACGCCACCGCCGGGGTGGGCAGCACGCCGACCCGGACCACGGTCGCTCCGGCGCTGGTCAGTCCGGCCACCACGGCCGCCTCCAGCATCTCGCCGCTGGCGCGGGTGTCCCGGCCGACCACGGCGATCGGAGCGTGACTGCGATCCGACTCGGCGAGGGTGTGGGCGGCCGCGACGGCCACCGAGAGCGCCAACTCCGGGGTGAGGTCGACGTTCGCCCGCCCGCGTACGCCGTCCGTGCCGAACAACCGGCCCATACCCACCAACCTCCGATGAAACTGCCGTTACAGGTGAAAAGCGGACGGCCGGTCCACCTCCCCGGGTCGAGGGGAGGCGGACCGGCCGTCCGTCAGAAGTACAAGGTGCGGCTGGAGATCAGCGCTTCGAGTACTGGGGAGCCTTACGGGCCTTCTTGAGGCCGTACTTCTTGCTCTCCTTGACCCGCGCGTCACGGGTCAGGAAGCCGGCCTTCTTGAGGGCCGGGCGGTCGTCGGGCTCGTTGACGATCAGCGCCCGCGCGATGGCCAGCCGCAGCGCGCCGGCCTGGCCGGTGGTGCCGCCGCCCCGCAGGTTGGCGATCACGTCGAAGGCCTCGGGCTTCTCGGCGGTGACCAGCGGGTCCTTGATCAGCTGCTGGTGCACCTTGCTCGGGAAGTAGGCTTCCAGGTCGCGTCCGTTGCACGTGATCTTGCCGGTGCCCGGCACGATCCGGACTCGGACGATGGCCTCCTTGCGCCGACCCACGGTCTGGATCGGGCGGTCACCACGAGGCGCGCGGGCGACGGGCGCCGGCGCCTCGGTGGCCTCGGGGGCGACCTCGGTGGCGGTGATGTCGGTCATGCTGCTTCCTTCGCCCGCGCTCACTGCGCGATCTGCTTGATCTCGAACGGCGCCGGCTGCTGCGCGCCGTGCGGGTGCTCGGCACCGGCGTAGACCTTCAGCTTCTTGATCAGCTGACGGCCCAGCTTGTTGTGCGGGAGCATCCCCTTGACAGCCAGCTCGATGGCCCGGTCGGGGCGCTTGGCGAGCAGCTCCTCGTAACCGACCTGCTTCAGGCCGCCCGGGTAGCCGGAGTGGCGGTAGGCGATCTTCTGCTGCCGCTTGTTGCCGGTCAGCGCGACCTTGCCCGCGTTCACGATGACGACGAAGTCGCCCGTGTCGACGTGCGGCGCGAAAGTCGGCTTGTGCTTGCCCCGCAGCAGCGTGGCGGCGTGGGTGGCCAAGCGGCCCAGCACGACATCAGAGGCGTCGATGACGTGCCACTGACGCTCGATCTCACCCGGCTTCGGGCTGTACGTACGCACAGGTCTACCTTGTCTCGTCGTCGGTCTGGGGTAGCGCGCCGAGGTGACCAGGGCTTCCCGGTCGGACCAGCGCGCACGAACGACCAAGCGTACCTCAGGCGGCACGCCCACAGATGTCGTACAACAGCAGGCAACGATACCCGTAGCCCCGTCGGCCGGTCAAAACGGGGGTCCGGCGGGCGCGCCGGATGGAGGGACAATACCCCCTCAGACCCGTGCCCGCGCCATCCGGGACCCCGGCCGGAGGTACGCCACCCAGGTGACCGCCAGCAACACCAGGAAGAAACCGACATAGAAGCGCAGGGCCGGCTGGATCCCGCCGTAGGTCGACCGGGCCCAGGCGTAACAGATCGGCACCAGGAAACCGCCGAAGGCGCCGACCGCGGAGATGATGCCCAGCGCACCGGCGGCCTGCCGACGCATCGCCAGCATCACCTCCGGCGTACCGCCCAGGTCCTCGCCCTTGACCCGGAAGATCTTGCTGATCATCCGGTAGGTCGAGCCGTTGCCCACCCCGGTGGCGACGAAGAGCAGCAGGAAGGCCGCGAAGAAGACACCCATGCTGCGC
Above is a window of Verrucosispora sp. NA02020 DNA encoding:
- the rpsI gene encoding 30S ribosomal protein S9; its protein translation is MTDITATEVAPEATEAPAPVARAPRGDRPIQTVGRRKEAIVRVRIVPGTGKITCNGRDLEAYFPSKVHQQLIKDPLVTAEKPEAFDVIANLRGGGTTGQAGALRLAIARALIVNEPDDRPALKKAGFLTRDARVKESKKYGLKKARKAPQYSKR
- the glmM gene encoding phosphoglucosamine mutase; this translates as MGRLFGTDGVRGRANVDLTPELALSVAVAAAHTLAESDRSHAPIAVVGRDTRASGEMLEAAVVAGLTSAGATVVRVGVLPTPAVAFLTAEAKADLGVMLSASHNPMPDNGIKLFAAGGHKLPDEIEMRIEAAIEANATTAWTRPVGAGVGRVHDLLDGADHYVQHLAGTVPHRLDGIKVVVDCANGAAAEVAPAVYREAGAEVVAIYAEPDGLNINDGCGSNHIAALQQAVVEHGAHLGIAHDGDADRCVAVTADGDEVDGDQVMAILALAMREAGTLTGDTLVATVMSNLGLRLAMSAEGIRLIETKVGDRYVLEELRASGLALGGEQSGHIVMPAYATTGDGVLTGLHLMARMAATGRTLADLAAVVTKLPQVLINVPVGDRTVGAAAPAVRAEVERAEAELGETGRVLLRPSGTEPLVRVMVEAATEATARKVAERIAEQVRTASPA
- the rplM gene encoding 50S ribosomal protein L13 produces the protein MRTYSPKPGEIERQWHVIDASDVVLGRLATHAATLLRGKHKPTFAPHVDTGDFVVIVNAGKVALTGNKRQQKIAYRHSGYPGGLKQVGYEELLAKRPDRAIELAVKGMLPHNKLGRQLIKKLKVYAGAEHPHGAQQPAPFEIKQIAQ